The region GGCCTGTGGCGCCCCCGATCACCCGGAACCCGAAGAGACGAGCCCCTGATGCAGGACACGCCGCCGTTAGAGGTCGAGTACGTCACCCTCGAGCCCGGCACCGCGCGCCTGGTGCTGACCGGGGAGCTCGACTACACCACCGTGGACGAGGCGGCCGAAGAGGTGGACAAGGTGCTCGCGGACAATCCGCGGGTGATCGAGCTCGACCTGGCCGGGCTGAGATTCGTCGACTCCTCGGGCATGGCGGTCGTGATGAACCTCTACCGGGGGGCCGAGGAACGCGGGGCGGCCTTCCGGATCGTCGCGCTGACCGCCTACCTGCGCCATCTGCTGCGGGTCATCGCCCTCGACGACGTCTTCGAGCTGCCGGACCAGACTTCCGGCTGAGCGGCCTGAGCCCCGCCTGAGACAATGGGTCCGTGAGCAGGCGTGCCGTCGCTGTCCGGGTCGAGGGGATCGTGCAGGGGGTCGGCTTCCGGCCCTTCGTGTACGGCCTCGCCACGCGGCTGGGCCTCGCCGGGCTGGTCGGCAACGACGAACGCGGGGTGTTCATCGAGATCGAGGGCGGTGGCGCGCTCGTCGAGGCGTTCCTGGCCGCGCTGTCCGCGGATCCGCCGCCGCTCGCGGTGATCGAGCGGATCAGCACCGGCCCGGCCGCCGTGACCGGCCGCCGCGACTTCGTCATCGCGCCGAGTCTCAACCGGAGCCTCGGTTGGGGGGACCGGCGCGCGCTCGTCCCGCCGGACGTGGCGACCTGCGACGCGTGCCTGCGCGACGTCGCCGATCCGGCCGGCCGCTGGTACGGCTACGCCTTCACCAACTGCACCTGCTGCGGCCCACGCTTCACGATCGTCCGTGACGTGCCCTACGACCGGGCGAACACCACGATGGCGGGGTTCCGCATGTGCCCGGACTGCGCCCGGGAGTACCACGACCCCGCCGACCGGCGCTTCCACGCCCAGCCGGTGTGCTGCCCCGCCTGCGGGCCCCGGCTGCGGCTGCTGCGCCCCGGCGGCGGAGAGGGGCGGGGAGACCCGCTGGAGGAGGCCGTACGGCTGCTCCGGCGCGGCCGGGTGCTGGCGGTGAAGGGACTCGGCGGCTTCCACCTGGCGGCGCTCGCCGGGGACGAGGCCGCGGTCGCGGGGCTGCGCGCGCGCAAGCACCGCGAGGACAAGCCCTTCGCGGTGATGACGGGCGGCCTCGCCGAGGCGCGGAGGCTGTGCGAGGTGAGCGCCGCCGAGGAACGCCTGCTGACCGGCCCCGCCCGGCCCGTCGTGCTGCTGCGCCGTCTGGACGCCGCCGGGGTGGCGCCTTCTGTCGCTCCTTCTGTGGCGCCTTCTGTGGCGCCGGGGAACCGGTGGCTGGGCGTGCTGCTGCCCTACACCCCGCTCCATCACCTGCTGCTCCGGGCGCTGGCCGAGCCGATCGTGCTGACCAGCGGGAACGTCTCCGACGCGCCGATCGTCCACCGGGACGAGGAGGCTCGGGAACGGCTCGGCGGCGTCGCCGACGCCTTCCTGACCCACGACCGGCCCATCCACGTCCGTACGGACGACTCCGTCGTGCGCGTCTTCCGGGGGCGGGCGCTGCCGATCAGGCGGTCGCGGGGCTACGCGCCCCACCCGCTGCCGCTCGCCGGGGGTGCGCCGCGGCCCGTGCTCGCCTGCGGCGCGGAGCTCAAGCACACCTTCTGCCTGGCCAGGGACGACCGGGCCTTCGTGTCCCAGCACATCGGCGACCTGGAGAACCACGAGACCCTCAGGTCGTTCACCGAGGGCGTCGCCCACTTCATGCGGCTGTTCGACGTCGTGCCCGAGGTGATCGCCCACGACCTCCACCCCGACTACCTGTCCACGAAGTAC is a window of Microbispora sp. NBC_01189 DNA encoding:
- a CDS encoding STAS domain-containing protein; its protein translation is MQDTPPLEVEYVTLEPGTARLVLTGELDYTTVDEAAEEVDKVLADNPRVIELDLAGLRFVDSSGMAVVMNLYRGAEERGAAFRIVALTAYLRHLLRVIALDDVFELPDQTSG
- the hypF gene encoding carbamoyltransferase HypF codes for the protein MSRRAVAVRVEGIVQGVGFRPFVYGLATRLGLAGLVGNDERGVFIEIEGGGALVEAFLAALSADPPPLAVIERISTGPAAVTGRRDFVIAPSLNRSLGWGDRRALVPPDVATCDACLRDVADPAGRWYGYAFTNCTCCGPRFTIVRDVPYDRANTTMAGFRMCPDCAREYHDPADRRFHAQPVCCPACGPRLRLLRPGGGEGRGDPLEEAVRLLRRGRVLAVKGLGGFHLAALAGDEAAVAGLRARKHREDKPFAVMTGGLAEARRLCEVSAAEERLLTGPARPVVLLRRLDAAGVAPSVAPSVAPSVAPGNRWLGVLLPYTPLHHLLLRALAEPIVLTSGNVSDAPIVHRDEEARERLGGVADAFLTHDRPIHVRTDDSVVRVFRGRALPIRRSRGYAPHPLPLAGGAPRPVLACGAELKHTFCLARDDRAFVSQHIGDLENHETLRSFTEGVAHFMRLFDVVPEVIAHDLHPDYLSTKYALDWILDRDADLVGVQHHHAHVASCLADNGVAGPVIGVAFDGLGYGLDGTLWGGEFLVADLAGFERAGHLATVPMPGGAAAIRQPWRMAAAYLDLAYEGDVPGDLGVVRRNAGRWAVVTAMARRGVNAPRTSSAGRLFDAVAALVGTRDEITYEGQAAVELEQIADPRVDDAYACRLTSGEGPFTAPFAAPFAAPFTVPGVDLVRAAAGDLRSGTPREVVAARFHNTLAHVVAAGCDHLREITGLSAVALSGGVFQNLLLLDRAVTLLEERRFTVLTHHRVPPNDGGVSLGQAAVAAARDRLADPR